In Salvelinus fontinalis isolate EN_2023a chromosome 25, ASM2944872v1, whole genome shotgun sequence, one genomic interval encodes:
- the LOC129822768 gene encoding very-long-chain (3R)-3-hydroxyacyl-CoA dehydratase 1-like produces MASMEEDGSVEEKDNNNKKRTKSAIAVAWLTFYNIAMTAGWLVLAMAMMRFYIQKGTHKGLYKSIARTLKFFQTVALVEVGHCAIGIVRTSVIVTGVQVCSRIFMVWFITNSIKQIQNEESVILFLVVWTLTEITRYSYYTFNLLNHLPYFIKWARYNMFIIMYPLGVAGELLTIYAALPFVRKTGMLSMRLPNKYNVSFDYYYFLLIVMLSYIPLFPQLFFHMLRQRRKVLLGEIIVEKDE; encoded by the exons ATGGCGTCCATGGAGGAGGACGGCTCGGTTGAGGAGAAGGATAACAACAACAAGAAGAGAACGAAAAGTGCAATCGCTGTCGCATGGCTTACATTTTACAACATCGCCATGACGGCCGG GTGGCTGGTTTTGGCTATGGCAATGATGCGCTTTTACATCCAGAAAGGCACACACAAGGGTCTGTACAAAAGTATAGCAAGGACACTCAAGTTTTTCCAGACAGTTGCGTTAGTTGAG GTGGGGCACTGTGCAATCG GAATTGTGAGGACCTCTGTAATTGTGACCGGGGTTCAAGTGTGTTCACGAATCTTCATGGTGTGGTTCATCACCAACAGCATCAAACAG ATCCAGAACGAAGAAAGTGTAATCCTCTTCCTGGTCGTTTGGACGTTGACAGAGATTACCAGATATTCATACTATACATTCAATCTGCTCAACCACCTGCCGTACTTCATCAAATGGGCCAG ATACAATATGTTTATCATCATGTACCCTCTCGGAGTGGCCGGAGAACTCCTGACTATTTACGCTGCTCTGCCGTTCGTTCGCAAAACCGGAATGTTGTCCATGAGGCTCCCCAACAAGTATAACGTCTCCTTCGACTACTACTACTTCCTCCTCATCGTTATGCTCTCCTACATCCCAT tgTTCCCACAGCTCTTTTTCCACATGCTCCGTCAGAGGAGAAAGGTTCTTCTTGGGGAGATCATAGTGGAGAAGGACGAGTAG
- the LOC129822767 gene encoding collectin-12-like, with translation MKDDFADEEEVQSFGYKRFGIQEGTQCTKCKNEWALKISIALLYVLCTLLTIAVAVLGYKVVQKVDNVSEGIESYGGKIIAVETDLKKLDDQTGEKSENTTTEIQAFKNNIWALQRQLSEVAERSSSNRAALGRLQDAGQDMQGSQGSIQGLLDANTAMLRSVNGTLRAYGGTMEGLQDDTARLQTELQEQVRQQSQAKFSIGNLNLTQAQQRGLILALQRSVDDTSQAIQKIRNDFQSIEQTARQTKSDADWLREKVQNLQVLASNASVLAKANNDILEDVGSQLASLSGQLQNTSSLAENHDQTLREIMDQQRDHDNLTSSKFDQLEIRLDESEGSIDRVTGNISFTTQLLGAINLNLNELRTCAETVGRHSDYLADLNSTVLDVRSDTTTLRSQQDDLAARLDKEVTSLSIVMEEMKLVDSKHSQLITNFTILQGPPGPKGPRGDKGPQGAAGQAGQKGEKGDKGGPGVQGLRGEKGSPGPLGLTGSRGQQGSRGNPGSKGSRGSGGRAGPPGAKGEPGTAGLLGRDGQPGPQGPQGPPGDLGQVGPAGVQGPRGAMGPVGAPGPPGLPGHPARPAAVAAVPLAYVSLKSDFPAPTVLAPGCPHEWVGFRDKCYHFSRELHNFDDAKKSCDAQTASMVIINDIAEQKWLQKQTSGKGYFWMGLTDREKENVWHWLDGTEPAFTKWKPGQPDNWSHGHERGEDCAGLIHEGLWNDFFCEDLISYICEKAMESSKTPGL, from the exons GTATCCAGGAGGGTACCCAGTGTACTAAGTGTAAGAATGAGTGGGCACTGAAGATCTCCATAGCACTGCTCTACGTGCTGTGCACTCTACTCACCATCGCTGTTGCTGTCCTCGGGTATAAAG TGGTGCAAAAGGTTGACAATGTGTCTGAAGGTATTGAGAGCTATGGAGGGAAGATCATTGCTGTGGAAACAGACTTGAAAAAGCTAG ATGACCAGACTGGCGAGAAGTCggagaacaccaccacagaaATCCAGGCCTTTAAGAACAACATCTGGGCTCTGCAGAGGCAGCTGTCCGAGGTGGCTGAAAGGAGCAGTAGTAACCGGGCAGCCCTGGGTCGTCTGCAGGATGCTGGCCAGGACATGCAAGGCAGCCAGGGCTCCATCCAGGGTCTGCTGGATGCCAACACAGCCATGCTGAGGTCCGTCAACGGCACCTTGCGGGCCTACGGCGGCACCATGGAGGGTCTTCAGGACGACACGGCTCGGCTGCAGACGGAGCTTCAGGAGCAGGTTCGGCAGCAGAGCCAGGCCAAGTTCAGCATCGGGAATCTCAACCTCACCCAGGCCCAACAAAGGGGCCTGATCTTGGCTTTGCAGAGGTCAGTGGACGACACCAGCCAGGCCATCCAGAAGATCCGCAATGACTTCCAGAGCATAGAGCAGACGGCCAGGCAGACTAAGTCGGACGCTGATTGGCTGCGGGAGAAGGTGCAGAACCTCCAGGTGCTGGCCTCCAACGCCTCTGTCCTGGCCAAGGCCAACAACGACATTCTGGAGGACGTGGGTTCTCAGCTGGCCTCGCTGTCCGGACAGCTGCAGAACACCTCCAGCCTGGCGGAGAACCACGACCAGACCCTCAGGGAGATCATGGACCAGCAGAGGGACCATGACAACCTCACCTCCTCCAAGTTCGACCAGCTGGAGATACGCCTGGACGAGTCGGAGGGGAGCATCGACCGTGTGACGGGCAACATCAGCTTTACAACCCAACTCCTGGGCGCCATCAATCTCAACCTCAACGAGCTGCGCACCTGCGCTGAAACAGTGGGACGCCACTCCGACTACCTGGCTGACCTGAACTCCACGGTTTTGGACGTGAGGTCGGACACCACCACACTGAGGTCGCAGCAGGACGACCTGGCGGCCCGCCTCGACAAGGAGGTCACCAGCCTCTCCATAGTCATGGAGGAGATGAAACTGGTGGACAGCAAGCACTCACAGCTAATCACCAACTTCACCATTCTCCAGG GTCCACCTGGTCCCAAAGGCCCGCGGGGAGACAAAGGACCCCAGGGAGCGGCCGGTCAGGCCGGTCagaagggggagaaaggggatAAAGGTGGGCCTGGGGTGCAGGGGCTCCGTGGAGAGAAGGGATCTCCAGGACCACTGGGACTAACAGGTTCCAGAGGTCAACAAGGCTCACGGGGCAACCCAGGTTCAAAGGGCTCCCGAGGGTCAGGCGGCAGGGCAGGACCTCCGGGGGCGAAGGGTGAGCCAGGAACGGCTGGGCTCCTTGGGAGAGACGGACAGCCCGGTCCTCAGGGGCCCCAGGGCCCGCCGGGAGACCTAGGACAGGTGGGGCCAGCTGGGGTACAGGGACCCAGGGGAGCGATGGGGCCTGTGGGGGCCCCAGGGCCACCTGGACTACCAGGACATCCTGCCCGAcctgcagcagtagcagcagtgccTTTGGCCTATGTCTCTCTGAAGAGTGACTTCCCCGCCCCTACAGTGTTGGCCCCAG GTTGTCCTCATGAGTGGGTTGGCTTCAGAGACAAATGCTACCACTTCTCCAGGGAGCTGCACAACTTTGACGATGCAAAGAAAAGCTGTGATGCCCAGACTGCGTCAATGGTGATCATTAACGACATAGCTGAACAG AAATGGCTGCAGAAGCAAACCTCTGGAAAGGGCTACTTCTGGATGGGTCTGACAGATAGGGAGAAGGAGAATGTTTGGCACTGGCTGGATGGAACTGAACCTGCCTTCAC GAAGTGGAAGCCGGGCCAGCCAGACAACTGGAGCCACGggcatgagagaggagaggactgcgCAGGCCTCATCCACGAAGGACTGTGGAATGATTTCTTCTGTGAAGATCTCATCAGCTACATCTGCGAGAAAGCCATGGAGAGCT CAAAAACTCCAGGGTTATAG
- the LOC129823360 gene encoding transmembrane protein 236-like — protein MASGRTLKFALCEVLQFVGLCVPLFIVMQRFALIVARVKSMAQPPGDASTAYWLIVASSIAYVTSTALLVWVPMKYMVFTNKTFLVGRKKWRPVALVYVILSTLPCFAFLIASSEVQINNSIRQDTFAELPVSLMLFSLICIDILERIRHCRLTGHANELDRDAEIPSNVLTHVEHLRGTPVTPVNPANPASPVTPAVPGQPAQPGQPGGPNGQDQNGAGSRPEANGTFQGMSGGMSGGMSGNQIPGRQFSISGLSSRSARSARSARSAHSASTSVDRGVSPYAYTGPLQFLCASDARAEVFVDSFLFWMDTVEMVRVAGHPAVYYSGWVFPIYIFSYLSCLRLVVMPHSPLLSSLGVALQDLPFLFVRIGLIAFFGFVTPLLYLMKNLLVCLAFIYFNFMTKLRVFNTERMF, from the exons ATGGCCTCGGGGAGGACGCTGAAGTTCGCCCTGTGCGAGGTGCTGCAGTTTGTAGGCCTATGCGTGCCGCTCTTCATCGTCATGCAAAGGTTTGCCCTCATCGTGGCGCGGGTCAAGAGCATGGCGCAGCCTCCTGGCGACGCCAGCACCGCCTACTGGCTCATCGTGGCCTCCTCCATCGCCTATGTCACCTCCACAGCCCTGCTGGTCTGGGTGCCCATGAAGTACATGGTGTTCACAAATAAGACGTTTCTTGTCGGCAGGAAGAAGTG gaGGCCAGTGGCCCTGGTCTATGTGATCCTCTCCACATTACCCTGCTTTGCCTTTCTCATCGCCAGCTCAGAG GTGCAGATCAATAACAGTATAAGACAGGACACGTTCGCAGAGCTCCCCGTGTCGCTGATGCTCTTCTCCCTCATCTGCATCGATATCCTGGAGAGGATCCGCCACTGTCGACTCACTGGACACG CTAATGAATTGGACCGAGATGCTGAGATCCCTTCCAATGTCCTCACACACGTGGAGCACCTACGCGGAACCCCAGTGACACCAGTAAACCCAGCAAACCCTGCATCACCCGTAACGCCAGCTGTGCCCGGGCAACCTGCACAACCAGGGCAACCTGGTGGTCCAAATGGGCAGGACCAGAACGGGGCGGGCTCTCGACCAGAGGCCAATGGGACTTTCCAGGGGATGTCAGGGGGGATGTCAGGGGGGATGTCAGGTAACCAGATACCAGGGAGACAGTTTAGCATCTCAGGCCTGAGCTCACGCTCGGCACGCTCGGCACGTTCTGCACGCTCGGCACACTCTGCCAGCACGTCGGTGGACCGTGGCGTCTCACCATACGCCTACACAGGGCCGCTGCAATTCCTGTGTGCCAGCGATGCCCGAGCCGAGGTATTTGTGGACAGCTTTCTGTTCTGGATGGACACAGTGGAGATGGTGAGGGTGGCTGGGCACCCAGCCGTCTACTACTCGGGCTGGGTGTTCCCTATCTACATCTTCAGCTACCTGTCGTGCCTGCGGCTGGTGGTCATGCCCCACAGTCCCCTGCTGTCATCACTAGGTGTGGCCTTGCAGGATCTGCCCTTCCTGTTTGTGCGTATCGGCCTCATCGCCTTCTTCGGCTTCGTCACGCCCCTCCTCTACCTGATGAAGAACCTGCTCGTCTGCCTGGCCTTCATCTACTTCAACTTCATGACCAAGCTGAGGGTCTTCAACACCGAGAGGATGTTCTGA